From the Paenibacillus sp. FSL H8-0548 genome, one window contains:
- a CDS encoding carbohydrate ABC transporter permease: MPNTKGFNLMNGFIIVFLAILCIMIALPFVLVVIISLTSENSLVMNGYQFIPKEWSWEAYRIVFQKPDPLLKGYLVTILITVVGTVISLLLTAMTAYPISRLDFRYNRPITFYIFFTMLFNGGLIPFYIMMTQYLHLKNSLLALIIPTLLSPFNIMIMKGFMDKISKEIIESAKVDGAKEFRIFFGIILPLSTPALATLGLFIAFGYWNEWFYALLFIDNDKYIPLQLLLVRILSQIEFLANSPLAQVADKLAYANFPTLSVRMAMAILAGGPMLIIFPFFQKYFVKGITVGSLKG; the protein is encoded by the coding sequence ATGCCCAATACAAAAGGCTTTAACCTTATGAATGGTTTCATCATCGTTTTCTTAGCCATCTTATGCATAATGATCGCCCTGCCGTTCGTTCTCGTTGTCATTATCTCTCTAACCTCTGAGAATAGCCTTGTAATGAATGGCTATCAATTCATTCCAAAGGAATGGAGCTGGGAGGCTTACCGAATTGTATTTCAAAAACCTGATCCGCTGCTCAAGGGTTACCTAGTGACGATTCTGATTACCGTTGTCGGCACCGTCATATCGCTTCTTCTGACTGCGATGACGGCCTATCCCATTTCTCGCCTCGACTTTCGGTACAACAGACCGATTACCTTCTATATTTTCTTTACCATGCTGTTCAATGGCGGCCTTATTCCATTCTACATCATGATGACGCAGTATTTGCATTTGAAAAACTCTCTGCTTGCTTTAATTATTCCGACACTGCTCAGTCCATTCAACATCATGATTATGAAAGGCTTCATGGACAAAATTTCGAAGGAAATTATTGAATCCGCAAAGGTAGATGGCGCGAAGGAATTCCGAATTTTTTTTGGAATTATTTTGCCGCTGTCCACCCCTGCTCTTGCAACGCTTGGATTATTCATCGCCTTTGGCTATTGGAACGAATGGTTCTACGCGCTGCTGTTCATAGACAATGATAAATATATTCCGCTTCAGCTGCTCCTTGTTCGCATTCTGTCTCAAATTGAGTTTTTAGCAAACTCCCCGCTTGCCCAAGTGGCTGATAAGCTGGCGTATGCGAATTTTCCAACCCTGTCCGTCAGGATGGCAATGGCAATTCTTGCAGGCGGACCGATGCTGATTATATTTCCTTTCTTCCAGAAGTATTTCGTGAAGGGTATTACAGTAGGTTCCTTGAAAGGATAA
- a CDS encoding helix-turn-helix domain-containing protein produces the protein MKVFGFYKSKKYLQRVMFSIMASMVIVLIASSVSNTYILEKSVKSIQEESNLKVLSQIQYNLSYMNDIITRLSNFVYRDHFLIPLMFNDDLPKMDLIRGHRQMSNIMESSSFLHSMVIYNKSQSELYGTSSSLLLDGGVTKDKIRSVLLDPSHPQPTNRLIPMSLEKEDGRIDTFAFIVTDSLKSFTGSQSAIILFIKSEWVFDSLRKMNVASNRDQGEIYIQTQNGQLLSSNPNSFFMSDLDQAHIKDLVLTDKAAGSHTSGFVIDHLSNQKEMVTYMDDGLGSWTILYIQSYEKLMEEVTKTRNQSLLLSGLFLLLAIGISIWLSYKLYNPIENMLKRIRPHLPNERDSGINTVDELGMMGDNYMKLTERLNEISSEQIVSKYYIRRFLTDSQLFSHHDMQHLIEKHELNISVKEEMLVCVMKIDNFAAYDNMMTGASKKLYNFAIVNISQEIMSRHYPCEAVEIRGDHVVLILSRSVYDQTLLFEQVAPLLQEIQDTIERYYSISLSCGISDIITQYPFLSTAYTQALRLSQYMIVKGRKAIIRSEDIKENLASKQMSLPDIVERRLAEALKKGQLTNVGTELEKAFSLIASFNYDDMIRTVSNLAWIIRKAASDISDNRIVSFSVDIDYIHQIAKEKETLEEMYLSLLSLCAKICEGQRPANMERNEMMLETVKELIEQKFSDINLSQQSIAMTVKLSSAYIGKLFKENYKMSITEYINEVRLKHAQILLEQDNYTITEIMDRCGYANQSYFFRLFKGKVGSTPKEYRMKKSIS, from the coding sequence ATGAAAGTATTCGGATTTTACAAATCCAAAAAATATTTGCAACGAGTCATGTTCTCCATTATGGCTTCCATGGTGATTGTTCTAATCGCATCCTCTGTGTCCAATACGTATATTCTTGAAAAGTCTGTAAAAAGCATCCAAGAGGAATCCAACCTGAAAGTCCTCTCTCAAATTCAATATAATCTGTCTTATATGAACGACATTATTACAAGGCTTTCTAATTTTGTTTATCGCGATCATTTTCTAATTCCGCTAATGTTCAATGATGACCTGCCCAAAATGGACTTGATCCGCGGCCATCGCCAAATGTCTAATATTATGGAAAGCTCCTCCTTCCTTCACTCTATGGTCATCTATAATAAATCCCAATCAGAACTGTACGGCACAAGCAGCAGTCTTCTGCTCGATGGTGGTGTTACGAAGGATAAGATCAGAAGCGTGCTGCTTGATCCCAGCCACCCCCAGCCTACCAATCGTCTAATACCGATGAGCCTTGAGAAGGAAGACGGTCGAATCGATACATTCGCCTTTATTGTAACAGATTCTTTGAAATCGTTTACAGGCAGTCAGTCTGCTATTATCTTGTTCATTAAATCGGAGTGGGTGTTCGACAGCTTAAGGAAAATGAATGTTGCAAGCAATCGGGATCAGGGTGAAATCTACATTCAAACGCAAAATGGTCAATTATTATCCTCCAATCCAAACAGTTTCTTTATGAGCGATCTTGATCAGGCGCATATCAAGGATCTCGTCCTTACGGATAAAGCTGCCGGCAGCCACACGTCTGGTTTCGTCATTGATCATCTATCTAATCAAAAGGAAATGGTTACCTATATGGACGATGGGCTTGGCTCCTGGACCATTCTTTATATCCAATCCTACGAAAAGCTAATGGAGGAAGTCACCAAAACACGCAACCAATCGCTGCTCCTATCCGGCTTATTCCTGCTCCTTGCTATCGGGATATCTATATGGTTGTCCTACAAGCTTTACAATCCGATTGAAAACATGCTTAAGCGTATCCGGCCGCATCTTCCAAACGAGAGGGATAGTGGCATCAACACGGTGGATGAGCTAGGCATGATGGGAGACAACTACATGAAGCTGACAGAAAGGCTTAATGAAATCAGCTCCGAGCAGATTGTGAGCAAATATTATATTCGAAGGTTTCTGACTGACAGCCAGCTGTTCTCGCATCATGATATGCAGCATCTGATCGAGAAGCATGAGCTGAATATATCCGTCAAAGAAGAGATGCTCGTCTGTGTCATGAAAATCGATAACTTTGCCGCTTACGATAACATGATGACAGGTGCCTCCAAAAAGCTGTACAATTTTGCAATCGTAAATATTTCACAGGAAATTATGAGTAGGCACTATCCTTGTGAGGCTGTTGAGATCAGGGGAGATCATGTCGTGCTTATTCTCTCAAGAAGTGTGTATGATCAGACGCTGCTGTTCGAGCAAGTTGCTCCGCTGCTTCAAGAGATTCAAGACACAATCGAACGCTATTACAGCATCTCTCTGTCCTGCGGTATTAGTGACATCATTACACAATATCCGTTTCTATCGACAGCCTACACACAAGCGCTTCGCTTAAGTCAATATATGATCGTGAAAGGACGCAAGGCGATCATTAGATCAGAGGATATTAAAGAAAATTTAGCGAGCAAGCAAATGTCGCTTCCGGACATCGTAGAGCGAAGGCTTGCTGAAGCACTGAAGAAAGGCCAGCTGACCAATGTTGGTACCGAGCTTGAGAAAGCCTTCTCTCTAATCGCCAGCTTTAATTATGATGATATGATCCGCACCGTATCGAATCTGGCTTGGATAATAAGAAAAGCAGCCAGCGATATTAGCGATAATCGGATTGTTTCCTTTTCCGTTGATATCGATTATATACATCAGATTGCAAAGGAGAAAGAAACGCTTGAGGAAATGTACCTCTCTCTCCTATCGCTTTGTGCGAAAATATGCGAGGGCCAGCGTCCAGCGAATATGGAGCGAAATGAAATGATGCTGGAGACGGTAAAGGAGCTGATTGAACAGAAATTTTCTGATATTAATCTTAGCCAGCAATCCATTGCCATGACCGTAAAGCTATCCTCCGCTTATATCGGCAAGCTGTTTAAGGAAAATTATAAAATGTCTATAACGGAATATATCAATGAAGTTCGACTGAAACATGCTCAAATACTGCTGGAGCAGGACAACTATACGATTACAGAAATTATGGATAGATGCGGATATGCCAACCAAAGCTACTTCTTCCGCCTTTTCAAAGGCAAGGTTGGCAGTACACCAAAGGAGTACCGCATGAAAAAATCAATATCCTAA
- a CDS encoding ABC transporter permease subunit: MANTQLEAPDMKTKKSKSLPGLLSKEWKHLNKNRELLLLAMPGILFKFVIAYIPMIGLILAFKYFRYDQGIFGSKWVGFNNFEFLFKAQDALRIIRNTLLYNMSYIVLGTITALLLALLLNELSGRLIKIYQTTMFLPYFISFVLVGYITNAFLDHKGGFLNTIISWFGFEPHKWYLETTPWIFILPLVALWKGIGFSTLVYYAGITGINTDFYEAARLDGASRIQMMWRITLPLLKPLVIILFILGLGNIFRGDFGLHYFVPNNVGPNFPTTDIIDTYVYRSLTKLGDINSAAAVGFLQSVVGLITVVSANYLVRKADKDNALF, from the coding sequence GTGGCCAATACACAGCTCGAAGCACCCGACATGAAGACGAAGAAAAGTAAGTCATTGCCTGGCTTGCTAAGCAAGGAATGGAAGCATCTTAACAAAAATCGAGAACTGCTGCTGCTCGCAATGCCCGGCATATTATTCAAATTTGTCATCGCCTACATCCCTATGATCGGGCTTATTCTAGCCTTTAAGTACTTCAGATATGACCAAGGCATCTTCGGCAGCAAATGGGTTGGTTTCAACAACTTTGAGTTTCTATTTAAAGCACAGGATGCCCTCCGTATTATCCGCAACACTCTGCTCTATAACATGTCCTACATTGTGCTGGGTACAATAACTGCCTTGCTCCTTGCACTGCTGCTTAATGAGCTTAGCGGGCGATTAATCAAGATCTATCAAACAACGATGTTTTTGCCCTATTTCATCTCATTCGTGCTTGTCGGCTATATTACGAACGCCTTCCTCGATCATAAGGGCGGATTTCTCAATACAATTATCAGCTGGTTTGGATTCGAGCCGCATAAGTGGTACCTAGAGACCACCCCATGGATCTTCATCCTTCCGCTTGTCGCTTTATGGAAAGGAATTGGCTTCTCTACTCTGGTCTATTACGCAGGCATTACTGGAATTAATACCGATTTTTATGAAGCCGCCAGACTAGACGGTGCTTCCCGTATTCAGATGATGTGGCGCATTACGCTTCCGCTCCTCAAGCCGCTTGTCATTATTCTATTCATACTAGGGCTCGGCAATATATTCCGCGGCGATTTTGGCTTGCATTATTTCGTGCCAAACAACGTAGGACCAAACTTTCCAACAACAGATATCATCGATACGTACGTATATCGTTCACTGACGAAGCTAGGTGACATTAATTCCGCGGCAGCAGTCGGTTTCCTGCAATCGGTGGTCGGTCTCATTACCGTTGTATCCGCCAACTATCTTGTTCGCAAAGCAGATAAGGATAACGCGCTGTTCTAA
- a CDS encoding right-handed parallel beta-helix repeat-containing protein, with product MNTVYYVATNGNDEQCGSMEAPFRTLQRAQQEVRKHIENGMNQDAAVYVRGGLYELETSLRFDNRDSGRDGFQVRYSGLPGEEASIIGGKRLTGWTPYNRNIWQTKLKKGICFHTLYADGVRVKQARLPAVGYYMTDDSHFEVKHSRQQGITVRSEDFPSASNLTGAQVFVWPGKGEWNWFSETKPVASIHRENRYLQFESPSTWPIESGSRFYIQGSLDFLQSPGQFHLDSSAGIVYYWPADETVNPNEQLIIAPTVKRLLDISGLNPQQPVCNLSFSNLFFACTDFFREYRMMDDNVEQLEHREGLIYINHAEHIHIKNCTLQQSGSCGIYLDHYSKHIVIDSNLIQNLGYIGISLNGFAPGAGPFTDPSASYTNCCNSITNNRIKHGGELVGHGCGILLYQSGNNDISHNYIADMPRYGISMKGLRHKAMPAELYGIPVTWDNHWDFLHSSHNYIAYNDISGVMTDSQDGGLIEAWGVGRGNVIHANLLHDSGIHFSFGFGIYLDDAADDFTVSNNVIRNLYSTGEGKLWMLIFSKGIGNRIHNNLLVSNPDAIAAIGSQEMANEENKHIDIACNIVYNSGYLYYFVNYSEERFTAADRNLYWRNEEPCKVAGCLPLISSGNDLLERCEYSWEQWRMLASGKYDGRTLHADPLFMQPESGDYQLHPESPAYSLGWSDIELARIGPK from the coding sequence ATGAATACCGTTTATTATGTTGCAACCAATGGGAACGACGAACAATGCGGCAGTATGGAGGCCCCCTTCCGTACACTTCAAAGAGCGCAGCAGGAAGTACGCAAACATATCGAGAATGGCATGAATCAAGACGCAGCTGTGTATGTGCGTGGCGGTCTATACGAGCTTGAAACCTCGCTTCGCTTCGATAATAGAGATTCAGGACGAGATGGGTTTCAAGTCCGCTACAGCGGACTTCCCGGCGAAGAAGCGTCTATTATAGGCGGCAAACGTTTGACGGGCTGGACTCCTTATAACCGTAATATTTGGCAAACGAAGTTGAAAAAGGGCATATGCTTTCATACGCTGTATGCGGATGGAGTACGCGTTAAACAGGCTCGCTTGCCTGCTGTAGGCTACTATATGACAGATGATTCTCACTTTGAGGTGAAGCATTCAAGACAGCAAGGCATAACCGTTCGCTCAGAAGACTTTCCGTCTGCTTCCAATCTGACAGGAGCACAGGTATTCGTCTGGCCAGGAAAAGGTGAATGGAACTGGTTCTCAGAGACGAAACCAGTGGCGTCCATTCATCGAGAGAATCGATACTTACAATTCGAGAGCCCTTCCACTTGGCCGATCGAGTCTGGCTCCCGTTTTTATATCCAAGGCTCATTGGACTTTCTCCAGTCTCCAGGACAATTCCATTTGGATTCATCCGCGGGTATCGTCTATTATTGGCCAGCAGATGAAACGGTGAATCCTAATGAACAGCTTATCATTGCTCCTACAGTTAAACGGCTGCTGGATATTAGCGGATTGAACCCGCAGCAGCCTGTATGTAATCTAAGCTTCTCGAACTTATTCTTTGCATGTACCGATTTTTTTCGGGAGTATCGAATGATGGACGACAACGTTGAGCAGCTGGAGCACCGCGAAGGCCTCATCTACATCAATCATGCGGAGCATATTCATATTAAGAACTGTACGCTTCAGCAATCGGGCAGCTGCGGCATTTATCTTGATCATTATTCGAAGCATATCGTCATAGACAGCAACCTCATTCAAAACCTCGGCTACATCGGTATCAGCTTGAACGGATTCGCTCCAGGAGCAGGTCCTTTCACAGACCCATCCGCTTCCTATACAAACTGCTGCAACAGCATAACGAATAACCGAATCAAACATGGAGGCGAGCTGGTCGGTCACGGCTGCGGAATATTGCTCTACCAAAGCGGAAACAACGATATTTCGCACAATTACATCGCCGATATGCCGCGCTATGGGATTTCCATGAAGGGATTAAGACATAAAGCAATGCCAGCAGAGCTCTATGGCATTCCGGTAACTTGGGATAACCATTGGGATTTTCTGCACAGCAGTCATAATTACATTGCCTACAACGACATTTCAGGTGTGATGACGGATAGCCAGGATGGCGGACTAATCGAAGCGTGGGGTGTTGGAAGAGGAAATGTGATTCACGCTAATCTCCTGCATGATAGTGGAATTCATTTCTCCTTCGGCTTCGGGATTTACTTAGATGATGCAGCAGATGATTTCACAGTGTCAAACAATGTGATTAGAAATCTATACAGCACAGGTGAAGGCAAGCTGTGGATGCTTATTTTCTCAAAGGGGATCGGCAATCGTATTCATAACAACCTGCTGGTGTCTAATCCCGATGCCATTGCTGCGATTGGCTCACAGGAAATGGCAAACGAGGAGAATAAACATATCGATATTGCTTGCAATATCGTTTACAATTCTGGATATCTATATTATTTTGTTAATTATAGCGAGGAACGTTTCACGGCTGCTGACCGCAATCTCTACTGGAGAAACGAGGAGCCTTGCAAGGTTGCGGGATGCCTGCCTCTGATTTCAAGCGGAAACGATCTGCTTGAGAGGTGCGAATACAGCTGGGAGCAATGGCGAATGCTAGCAAGCGGCAAATACGATGGACGTACCCTTCATGCCGACCCGCTGTTTATGCAGCCAGAATCAGGGGATTACCAGCTTCATCCTGAATCACCCGCTTATTCATTAGGGTGGTCTGACATCGAGCTCGCACGGATAGGGCCAAAATAA